In the genome of Entelurus aequoreus isolate RoL-2023_Sb linkage group LG08, RoL_Eaeq_v1.1, whole genome shotgun sequence, one region contains:
- the LOC133656289 gene encoding cytochrome c oxidase assembly factor 3 homolog, mitochondrial has protein sequence MADQTPKQSDAPYAERIDPTKAKLSNDQMHFIRQVELEQWKKKTHKLKARNVLTGVAIGALVVGIYGYTFYSVSQERVMDDLDQEAKRARAPKTGAN, from the exons ATGGCGGACCAGACGCCGAAGCAGTCCGACGCTCCGTACGCGGAGAGGATAGACCCCACCAAGGCCAAGCTGTCCAACGACCAGATGCACTTCATCAGGCAGGTGGAGCTCGAACAGTGGAAGAAGAAGACACACAAGTTGAAGGCGCGGAACGTGCTGACGGGGGTCGCCATCGGAGCCCTGGTGGTGGGAATAT ACGGCTACACCTTCTACTCCGTCTCCCAGGAGCGCGTCATGGACGATCTGGACCAGGAGGCCAAGCGTGCCAGAGCGCCAAAGACGGGCGCCAACTGA